The genomic stretch CACCAATGAAACCTGATTTAATATTGAATGCTTTCACAGCATAGAAatattcatttcattggttGTCATACTTTGCCgcataaatgaaaatatttttcagAGTTTTACTACTTGGACAGAAACTTAGACGATTAGTGAGTACATAGTTTAAGTAGATAGTGTATAATACAGTGggggctggtgacttctttttcaagggcGCACGATGTGAAGCTCttcaaaacatgtatttaccCCGTCAtatgtgtggctcgtcatgttaaaatatgtttttggtgtatcatgtcaaaatactgtatgtgttcaccatgtcatgtgaacctatttGCATCATGCGTCacatcaaaatatgtgttcagcacgtgtcatgtcaaaatatgtgttcagcgcATCATGTGAGCCTATGAGCGTTacatgtcatttcaaaatatgtgttcggcacgTCACGTGTGTGTCATGcgccatgtcaaaatatgtgtttggctcatcatgtcaacctatgtgcatcacgcgtcatggcaaaatatgtgtttggctcATCACGTCAACAATGTGCGTCACATGTCAAAATAGCAAGATACTCCCTTAATCTCATCTGCAATCAGAGATTAGTGTTAAATTAGTGTCTTGCGGGTTTTtttgaacgtgagcatctcttttatcataaacccattCGACCTGTGTGCATCAGggacgtattttgacatgatgtgTGATGCACATAGATTTACATGAcacactgaacacatattttgatttcGCGCAAAGAAAAGATGTCATCGGCCGCCAGTATGTTACTTCAACATTATTTCATGGCAATTCATATGAAGTATTTTACGAGGTGCGTAATTCTACGTGActacgttcagtttaattcattacattatttttttatcaaatgaattaaactgaaaaataactttttaaaaaaagtaactcaaatattaatgtacTTTACTCATTACTACAGAAAAGTATTacataatgcacgttacttgtaatgcgttaccccctacagtaatacatttataagaattagccaactcgtaaaatatgtacaaattcttgtgagatcaggctggttttTGGACACACATCTTATAGGAATTCGTATCTATTTCATGTGATGGCTACTTCGTATTTATTGGTACGATCATATTTGTAAATTTTTATACGATTTGCTTTCTCCCATGATTTTGAGGTTaggtttcattattttttcctctaactgtgggttcacaccagccgcgttttaggaatcaaattcgcgtctaccgcgtctagtttgccgcttgaacattttgagtttagtCACTTCATTCGGGCGTGAAAGCCACGTGTGAAAGTCTAgtcattgagacattcacgtggaaattcacgtcatgggcttctgcaactctgctcactttctgtaatcacgtcactactagagcaagctcctgattggttaaaaaATTTTCAACTCACGCATTTCCCGTGCCATTCGCGCTTACTACACGGGTGAATGAGGCGGAATTGTGTCTACCAGGccacgctaaacgcctcattcgcgccgcgagacctcaCGCTTGACGCATCTACcagcggctggtctgaacgcagcataactattgtacatttttgtacaatttacaCAAGTGCTTAGCCAACTCTTGAAATTTGAACAAATTTTTGTGAGAATGTTTTTGTCTGATTTGTTTTATACTTCATGATTTTCTAAATCCATAATGCAAAATGACGTTTAATGAAAAACTGTTTCCATAAGAAAAATGTTACCCAGgacaacaaaaccagtcatatgggtcaatattaaaattgagatttatacatcatctgaaagctgaataaataagctttccattgatgtatggtttgttaggataggacaatatttcatatttgatatctgagggtgcaaaaaaatcaaaatatcgAGGAAAAGAGCAACTCCATCCActcacataaataaaatgtacatttacggtaagaaatttacaaaatatcttcatggagcATGATCGGtatttaatatcctaatgatttttggcataaacgaaaaatctataattttgactcATACAATTGTTGGCTTTTGCTACACATATACTTCTGCGACTTAAGGTTTTGTAACGCAGGGTCCCAAATGACTTGCATAAAGAGTTGCTGAGCACATTAtcatgcatgtgtgtttgaaTTTCAAAGTAATGAAACAAACTtgacacatttttaaaatcgtATGATGTTTATAATCGACACAAGGGTTTCTTAATCTTTTCATAGAACATACAACAACATGGACAAATCATTTTCTTCAGCCTCATAAAAAACCTTGAACACAAACTCCCCATTAttgttcatttaaaaacaaacaaacaaaaataatgaaGTACAGTATATATCAGAATGCATTGTTTCTATTGTATCCCTATGAGACCATTTGAAAATATCAGACATATTTATCACTATAAGGCATTACACCTAAACGTGGGACTGTTTTCCTGACCTTGGGAACTGTCACTCATCTGCAAACAAACGTGCTAgaatttaaaaatgatttcaGGTCAGATAACTCTGTAAAGATTTTTACCAAACATTCAAACAATCCATAAAGTTGCCTGCAGGATATTTCTCCAATCCTAAGTGGACGATACCGATCTATCAAAGAGAGGCTGTGTGCGTCATGCAAGGTGcaacattacaaaaatgtgtgtttgtgtgtgttttaggaGATTGTTGTGATGTGATGATCTGTATGACCCGTCAGATGCACACTCCATCTGTAAATGACATCATTACTGTACATCCTATGGGTGACATCACTTCCTGTAACTTCTATAAAcatggagagatttcactgaaagAGGAAAGGACCTCACTGATGCCCGTCTTGTGGGGCGGTCACACTACAGACTTTaagcatgcaaatatttttttggacATTACTGCAAATATGGGCTAGAAGAGAGGCAGTACATGAACTTTGGTACGCTGCAATATgcaaaaatatcttaatttccGGTCTGATGCATTTGCATGCGTATCAATGGAAAGAAAAGTGTAGTGTGACCGCCCCTTTAAAGCTCGGTCAAACACAAATTTCATTCATTGTGTGCTTGCATACAGTAAGTTTCTATTCTTAAACATTTGTAATGGGTAATACTGCCAGACTTTTGTTAAATGTTACAGCAATGTTTGCCTTAATGTTACAATGCTGTTTTAACAATATATGTGCGTACAATATTTTCACTCGCAAAAGAGCCGTGTGTATTTAAAACACACACTTACATGTCACGAACACAGCATGTAGAATACACATATGCATTATATTCCTATTATTAGCTTTCATTTCGACTTGGAcattagaggtcttctcgggtctaAAGAAATGCACTCGACCCGAAATGACACAAATCACTTTTTGCCTAAACCCAACGTGCacaaatatatacttttttaacTTGGAAAGAAAGTGTAAGAAAGACACAACCCCGAAAAAATCAGACCCGAGTCCACCCCGAaccagtggcaatttttttatcCCGACTGTACCTGAATGTAAAAGGCACCGACATGTATGCCGTTTGCAGTTCAGCACACACCAGCCAGACCTTCACAATCAATTTGGCCCGCTGCTTTTaaccatttattttcatttattatctGACAAAAATTGCactcaaaattgattgacaggtctggctcATAGAAAATTAACCTACCGGCAGCCACTTGATGTCGCAAGCGCTTTTGGCAAACAAAGGAGGGGTTGAAAAAGGACTCGATGCACACAGTTACGCGAGACAGTTCGGGTCTGTTCGGCAAaaccacatttattttaaattaccaGAGACCTGATGCCGCTTATGTTATACCCGACCTGCTTGGGTCTCCGGATGGACCTCAGGTTTTCgtatctaagtggacccgtgaagacctctagtgcACATAACAGTACAGACTCGTACATAAAACACATGACTGTGTATGGTGATTAAATTACACCTCTCATTCTATCCTTTAACACATGCTGGTGTACGTTTGTTACCGTAAGCCCCAAATATTGCTCGAGTACTGTTGGCCTTTAAAGATATGCTTGAAAATGTGACTGTGTTAGTATGTTTATTTACATCCAGAATACATACATGTTGTGTTTACTTTAAGACAGCCCTGGAAAGAAAGTGTGCAAAGAAAATACTACGCAATAAACCAAACAAGACCTTGCAGAGGTTGTTTTCATTATTAAAAAGAAAGCTGAGAAAGTAAAAAACTCTTTTAGATGTGCTTTGTGTTCTGGGACCCATTCAGAAAATCATTAAAAGACGTTCTCACGCCGAAAGGGTCTACACTAAAACCaacatttgttatataaacaccaGGGtcttaattaataaataaatataatgtaaCACCATCAATGACTTGTTTTGTTGGGGTCGGATAATCAGTTGAAAGCGGACATACGCACCTTTCCATCACAGAAAAGACACAAAGGCAAGCAGAAGACCAGCTCTAGGGGTGccatatatcaaataaaaaacaaaaacgtaGACAGGTCTAAGAACATTCTGTGGTGTTCGTATTCAAGACAACAAAAAAGTGATGCATTGGCCAGTTTCCgttgcatttttgttttggCAATGTAACTAAACCCACCCCTCCACAATCCAACCCAGTCCTATAGAGAGTCCTAATTGGTGGATTTGCCTGTCAATTATCGCCTAAGCAAGATTGTGACCAGTGAGAGAAGATAAAGGCTGACGCAAGGAAGATTCTGGCTGCTTCTGCCATTCACCACCTTCTTGTTCTCTGATGGATAGGCGTAGACTTTGGGTTTGTCCGTGTTTGGGACCGTGAGTTGTGGAACCTGGGAACACTGGTTCTCGGCACACATTCCACTTCCTGAACCGCTGATGTCATCACCTACAAATGAGAACACGAGGCAAAGAAAGTGATATCAAAACAGGAAAGCTAATCATTTACATGGACTACTAATAATTTTCAAGTCTGACAGTATGTGTTTGAAATAATGAAGTTTTACAGACAATACAGTATAACCATTTATTACTGGTAGTATTGAACACGCAATACTGTCTCCTGAAATAGCAACTCTCAAGCAagacaaaaaacataaaatttaagtgaatgtgtgcataaaacaagcaaaaaacttGCCAAAAAAACTTGAACCTTGTTCTTActccatttttttcttacaCACATTCActttaattgtatattttttgtctaaaaactagacatattttcctaggtcattcttgttaatcaagaaaatgcatcttaatttaatcatttttagatatttgcactgaaaacaagacaaaaatactaagaaagtcattttttgcagtactTTGTGCCCCGATCTCCCATACAGATATAAAAATGTAGAGATTGTTTGCACTGTGTgtcactttggattaaagcatctgcaAAATGCCTAAATGCTAGTGTCGTAAGTCTTGAATGAGACCTCAGTTATTGTTTATGGATGAAGTATAACTGAAACCAAATAAAGTCCTCTGTTTCTTAGATGTTTctcttaaagggcacctattatgcaaaatccacttttacaaggtgtttgcattggcagtgtgtgaacacaaccacccacTCCTTTTTAAATCCCAGTTCAAtacggcatgtctaatgagactgctttgatTTATTCTCtcatcaatgtgatgtcacactgataaagccctgcCCACGGTCATtgactgacagtcctgcattaaCATAGTTTCTGCCCTCAGCGAGTTGttagatactattgtctcagattgtattcacaggaatcagatctattatAACTTAAAGCTCTCACTTTCTTTTGGTACGGGAGTGAGTAACTGTAGCTCATATGCATTTAAAgatacacacatgaaaacagcaAGTTTTTGCTCCCATTTCGGACTTGCTATAAAAAATCTtgtgagacttatattacaccAGTATATCATGCTGTATTGTTAACAAGTGATGTTGTAACATTTTTGGGACAAACATCTGAGATTACGTTTAGACTAGATTAAACCATCAAATTCTTGTCTTTTACACCACGAAAAAGCCATCTCTGGGAAATAAAACATTGCTTTGAGAATCTTCCTCTAAACTCCTACAATATACATCAGGAGAAATCTTTACTTACTGGTGTCCTGAAAGTCCACATCATTCCCATTGATGGCATTCTTCAGTCGGTTGACCATAATCTTCAGTTGCATGATCTGTTTGCGTACTGCCATGTCTGGTTTGGTGATGTCGATCTCCACCTCAGGATTATTGATCTGATTAGCCAACCCGTCTCCCATCAACTCGGGCAAATACCTGCGACAACACATATATGAACGCTAGGGAAGTTAAGGATCGGTGGAGAGTATACAGATCAGGTGAAACTTCAGTCTAAATGTACTGTCCAGTATTTTCATAGAGTCTTAttaaagattataaatgtgtTGCTCAAAGCTGAGGTTGTGAAATATAACACtgacaattcttattttttaatgcaaaattgcAATGTTTATTAGGAAAAATGTATCTGTGTGggtcattattttaaaaataagacattttatttcaatttctgAAATATACATCAACCCTCTTATGGCGATCCTTTCCTGATGATGTCAGCTTGACAGCTTAGGCAGAGAATCAGTTAACCCCGAAGTCTGCTATGAGTTCCATTAATGAATGAAACGCCTACTTTTCCATATCCAATCAATTTACAGAATACACAAACACCCCCTATTTTTCTTGTGTGATTTTCCATTTCACTTGGAAATACGTCACAATACGGAAGCAAAGTCGATGGCGACTTACTGTTCATGGGGACCTTAAAGTGTCCTCACCTATTGACACTAATGCCGTTCCAACATCTGTCCACTTCACTGGGTCCAGATTCACGATCCACACAGAGTTTACTCGGCAAAAGGATCCAGTACTGCATCACATCTCTTAACATCCTCGACACATCAGATAACTGAAAGAGATCAGAGAACAACATCACTATTCAATCTGATGAAATATTAACATCTGATATACACAGTGTTGGCGAAAGTTAAAAGTAAtgtattacaatattaagttactccccaaaaaaattaataacaatgttacttttcatggaaaatAATACTTgggttacttttgcgttacttttgcgttactttttcttacttggatGAGGCTTTATCTCTCTTGAAACCAACTTGAAATCCAAACTTAATCAAAACTTTTATTATCTTAAATCAAGTCTGTATtctttaaatacatttgactTGATCTCCACAGTaaaggtcttcacgggtccacttacaGTAGATCCAAAACCCAAGGTCCGACCCAAGTGGATtagggtctaaaagtttcatgtgTGCATCGGACATGGCTCAGGTTTAATAACAGCGGCATAGTGTACAATTTTTGCAGAATGGACCTGAGAAGACCCAAACTATTTTGCGTGTGTGTATTGCGTCCTTTTCCGACCAGTtttctgtttgccaagagcgcttgtaGGTTAATTTTAATTGAGCTAGACCTGTAAACCAATTTTGAACgcacattttagcggttaccttggtCTCTTTGTCATATAACAACAGAAAATATGCAGACTGCTCACACACCGGTGCCGTTTACAATAGGGTCCAGTCGGATTAAAAAAATACTGGTGCCAGTGGTTTGGGTCGGACTTAAGTCTAATTTTCTTGGGTTGGgtctttatttaaaataaaagatttaTGCATGATGGGTTACTTAGGGtaaaaagtgattcgggtcatttctggtcgggtacatttctttggacacGAGAAGACCTTTACTTCACAGCATGCAAACACACTCACCAGTTTCTCCAGTTGAGCTCCCGGTGTGCTGCTGACCTCATCGGCTGTGTTTCTACCTCGTTTGATCTGATCCTCAGAACTGAAGCTCAGAGAAGGTGAACCACACGCCTGAAACACCTGAGGGATATAACGTCACATCAGGGACTGCAGTGGAACAGACGTCTCATGGCATGGGACTAAGTGTATGATACAGAGTCCATACAGTCATTTTATCATAGTACTACTGTATATAAGTAGAAGAGCAGGAGTATATTTATTTGAAGGTAATGTTGTATTAAAGTCAGGTGAAAGTTAAGAAAGGCTGACCTTGTTGTTGAAAGTGTTGAGGTTGTCTTGCATGTAGAGGACAGCTTCAGCGATACGCTTGGGTAAAGACAGAACCACTAAGTCCACACTGTAAGGTCGGCTCAGTTTATCAACGGTCTGCAGCATGGCatctacacacagacacacacacacaatgtttgTTTGTCTTTAATGCGTCACCGCAGGGTTAATACAACTGCTCATTTAAAGCTTTTACACTTTACCTGTACTGTCTTTTACAgactttaatgtaaaatatacaggaaaataatttgtatgtatttctgaTTGTTTTGGCAATTTAGATCGCAGACTAAATGAAGTACTTTTGTAAGTTTGTTTTTGTCCACTGGAGTAATCGTTATTTAGACGTGCTTGGCATCACTGTCTTCAAGTCCTCAAAACTCAAATTTCGCTTGGGGTCAGGGTAcaatatttggtataatataaaTTCTGTAAGATTAAACAGTACTAAATTCGTACTAAAGACCAACTTGAAACACCAAGGATTTTCctgttttcaacttaaaaatacatatgTATAGAATATCTTAGCTTGTTGTGGATATTTCCTACTTACAATCCTTCTGTGAAATTGTTACAAAATGAAAAGTACATAAAACTTCAAAAACGTGTGTCATAATTAACGTCATTTAAATAAACGTATATCCGTTTTTTATAAGCTCAAATATTCAAAAATTATATTACTAAAAAATGCCCATAGCTAGAATGTACATGTTCCCACTTATTATATGGCTACTTGCCACAGTATATgaaaaaaaagatatattttaTTAGCTTACTTGAAGGAAATGCAAACCTTTCATGAATAAGAAACGTTTCCTACCGACTTTAAGGCAAGACACATTCAAACAAGTTCAGAGTTTAAACAAAATggacatgcatgtttttttaatcatttgtaaacaaAATCTCATACATGTTattataattatgtatatttatataagtACTAAACTGCACCTGTCAACATATCCATGTACTAACATCTAATAATAGTCTacgtaaaatataaaatatactttttaCTGTTGTCCTTTTTACCATTCTAATAAAAGGTTCAGCTTGGTCCCACCCACCTGCCAAGTTCCTCCACTCAGAGTCCAGATCTGCTTGATTGGCAAGGCAGCCCTTCATGACGTTCTTACAGTAGTTTGAACAGGGCTTAGCAGAGGCCACACCACTACAGTGAGGACAGTACGTCATCTTCATTACTGCACGAACACATTCAGTGCTCAGAGGAACCTGAGAGAgggagaaaataaataatattcattGCTATATGTTGTGACATACAATATACTTATTTACTTCTTTATTTCGATATTAAGATTCTTTTtctaagagagagagacaaatagAGAGGAAATACGAGAGAGTTATTCTAtcaatttattaataaaaatgtcaaatgaaactaaataaataaatatgagtAACAAGATGTTGGTTCTGTAATGATATATTGCGCAGTCCTACCCAGTGGTTTCCCGCTTTCATGAAAATATTTGGCCTGCCAAAGCCCGTCCCACACTCTGTATCTATTTTCTTTTACAACCCGCAGCCATTaaaggcaggaattatctaaaaaagttttttttacaaatttgtttaaactgtctttatataccaatacataattaaaatgtaagtactctgaaaaagagagtataaaactcgAGTGTTTGTAGACCTCTCACAAGGTTTTAAACATCCGGGGCAAAACAAATGATTGGCTTGCGCGACTATCACTCTCTCTCGCGACAATGGCACCACCCCTGTTGCTATGGGATCTgcccacacatgcgcacaccCGATTGATTTGAACCTGCACAAGGCACTATAGGAAGAGAAAAAGTATGGCAGAGAAAGTGCATTCAGAACTCACAGTACCTGCATATGCAGTCAGCGAAGGCAAACAAAGGAATAAACGAAGCAGTCAAACGAGAGTAAATATCGCGTGGCTTTTCCTTGAGTCGACGATGCGGTAGTGGTATTGTCTCCGGAGTGTAGTCCTCATCAgagtcaacaatgctttcatcacggaaactcttccatgcaaaacactggcttaatagtgagtactaaaagcaatcctatttgtttatattcatagtgATAAAGTTAGGCGTATTATTACATGCAATATTGTGACATGATGTTACTACATGCACCGCGCTCCCAGCAGAGCCGGTCAGCGTCGCacgttcatgtgttttgggggcgtggctttagaagaaagggggtggagtgaatggaaaaatgagctgtgtttaaaacagtggtGAGAGGTTTACAGACACTCAAtgtttatactctctttttcagagtacttacattttacttatgtattggtatataaagacagtttaaacaaatttgtaaaaaagttttttttagataattcctgcctatcctgcctttaagtAGACATACTAAACATTAATGTAAATGAAACATGCTTTTTTCAGCCTAAAATATCTCATACTTTAGTATcacattattgacagaaaatacTTCTGGTGAATAAGCAAAGATAATGCAAAGATATAGATAATGATGTTTGACATTATATCCTAACCACCGCCATAGAATTGTGTCACGACTGGGATGCAGGAGTGAGGAAGTTAGGACGCAAGTGCAgggttcaccatgaaataaataacatttattaacagaactagaaacaaaacacgagaaTAAAACAACGGGCAggtaacacaggaacatccaat from Paramisgurnus dabryanus chromosome 6, PD_genome_1.1, whole genome shotgun sequence encodes the following:
- the gpc1b gene encoding glypican-1b, which produces MGFLALLVLCAFTGTVFGDVKSRTCTDLKHFYNTKGFNGDGVPHTEISGEHLRVCAKDYTCCTSGMEENFLNLSKREFETQVRETGRTLQASISSQYKSFDDYFMQLLNRSEASLQSSFQTGFGPLFSHVTKVFQDLYSELRRYYKGTKVNLEEAVNEFWARLLEKLFKALNPQYSIEEEYLECVAKQSETLKPFGDTPREMKTRITRTVLAARTFLQGLVVSGEALRKVSQVPLSTECVRAVMKMTYCPHCSGVASAKPCSNYCKNVMKGCLANQADLDSEWRNLADAMLQTVDKLSRPYSVDLVVLSLPKRIAEAVLYMQDNLNTFNNKVFQACGSPSLSFSSEDQIKRGRNTADEVSSTPGAQLEKLLSDVSRMLRDVMQYWILLPSKLCVDRESGPSEVDRCWNGISVNRYLPELMGDGLANQINNPEVEIDITKPDMAVRKQIMQLKIMVNRLKNAINGNDVDFQDTSDDISGSGSGMCAENQCSQVPQLTVPNTDKPKVYAYPSENKKVVNGRSSQNLPCVSLYLLSLVTILLRR